A single Hippocampus zosterae strain Florida chromosome 17, ASM2543408v3, whole genome shotgun sequence DNA region contains:
- the igfals gene encoding insulin-like growth factor-binding protein complex acid labile subunit gives MQTLALFSLWVLGTSAVSPEPSPTTEEAIPCSKGCSCLHDEYSLELNMYCSIRNFTQLPTDIPRATHSLWLDGNLFTALPAASFNDLGNLHFLNLQSGQLETVDAQAFRGLRSLAHIHLERNRLRTLPGTVFQNTPNLASISLHNNQLTRIEERLFSGLSHMWLLNMGWNSIVVLPENIFQDLQGLRELVLAGNRLAYLQPQLFQNLGELKELDLTGNFLKVIKANVFVKLVKLQKLYLARNQIVTVAPRAFVGMRSLRWLDLNNNKLTALHEDTFLGLHNLLVLRLSNNSISAIRPRTFRDLQFLEELRLSHNKIRALGERIFEGLGHLEVLELEHNQVQEAQAGSFAGLSHVAVINLSGSCFQSLPNQIFKGLSKLHSLHLDKGCLTKVTSQAFTGLSSLRRLFLQHNNISTVERQSFANLAGLLGLDLSFNKLDVLTSHTFSGLQNLEYLLLSNNECHQFPHNGTKLLLPRLRYLDLRANALTSLVPDFSEKMEKLLLSGNRWKCDCSATSLRTYILRNTNVVPRRVETHAEGEEPDSTITIYNNITCASPTHLAGQDLRDIDTELFQTCRAAIR, from the coding sequence ATGCAAACCCTTGCGCTGTTCTCATTATGGGTGCTGGGAACATCGGCGGTCTCGCCCGAACCCAGCCCGACGACGGAAGAAGCGATTCCGTGTTCCAAGGGATGTTCTTGTCTGCACGATGAGTATAGCCTGGAACTCAACATGTACTGCAGCATCCGCAACTTTACCCAACTCCCGACGGACATTCCGAGAGCGACGCACTCTCTCTGGCTGGACGGCAACCTTTTCACCGCGTTGCCGGCGGCCTCTTTCAACGATCTCGGCAATCTGCACTTCTTGAATTTGCAGAGCGGCCAGCTCGAGACCGTGGACGCTCAGGCTTTCCGAGGACTTCGGTCGTTGGCTCACATTCACCTCGAGCGGAATCGCTTGCGCACGTTACCGGGTACCGTCTTCCAGAACACGCCGAACCTCGCTTCCATCAGTCTGCACAACAACCAGCTCACTCGCATCGAGGAGAGGCTCTTTTCCGGACTCTCGCACATGTGGCTTCTAAACATGGGCTGGAACTCGATAGTCGTTTTGCCCGAGAACATTTTCCAAGACCTGCAGGGTCTTAGAGAACTGGTCCTGGCGGGAAACCGACTCGCCTACCTGCAGCCCCAGCTTTTCCAAAATCTCGGCGAGCTTAAAGAATTGGATCTAACGGGAAATTTCCTCAAAGTCATCAAGGCAAACGTGTTCGTCAAGCTTGTGAAACTGCAGAAGCTTTATCTGGCACGGAATCAAATTGTCACAGTTGCGCCGAGGGCCTTTGTGGGCATGAGATCTCTCAGATGGCTGgacctcaacaacaacaaactgacCGCCCTCCATGAGGACACCTTCTTGGGCCTGCACAATCTTCTCGTGCTACGTCTTTCCAACAACTCAATCTCCGCAATTAGGCCCAGGACGTTCCGTGATCTGCAGTTCTTAGAGGAACTGCGTCTGAGCCACAACAAAATCCGTGCGCTCGGCGAAAGGATTTTTGAAGGCCTTGGACATCTGGAGGTTCTCGAACTGGAACACAACCAAGTTCAGGAGGCACAAGCGGGTAGCTTCGCGGGACTCTCACATGTGGCCGTCATAAATCTGTCGGGAAGCTGCTTCCAGAGTCTACCCAATCAGATTTTCAAAGGTCTGTCAAAGCTGCACAGCCTTCATCTGGACAAAGGCTGTCTGACAAAAGTGACGAGTCAAGCATTCACGGGGCTGTCAAGTCTACGCAGACTTTTCCTGCAGCACAACAACATTTCCACTGTGGAACGACAGAGCTTTGCAAACCTGGCGGGCTTGTTGGGATTGGACTTGAGTTTCAACAAATTAGACGTTCTCACCAGCCACACATTTTCCGGTCTTCAGAATCTGGAGTACTTGCTGCTGTCCAACAACGAATGCCACCAATTTCCGCACAACGGCACCAAGCTTCTCCTTCCAAGGCTGCGCTACCTCGACCTGCGAGCAAACGCCTTGACGAGCCTCGTGCCGGATTTCTCTGAAAAAATGGAGAAGCTTCTGTTGTCGGGAAACCGCTGGAAATGCGACTGCAGCGCCACTTCGCTGAGGACCTACATCTTGAGGAATACGAATGTGGTGCCTCGACGAGTAGAGACCCACGCCGAGGGTGAAGAGCCTGACAGCACCATCACCATATACAACAACATAACGTGCGCTAGCCCCACACATCTCGCAGGTCAGGACCTGCGAGATATTGACACTGAACTCTTCCAAACATGCAGAGCAGCCATACGTTGA
- the unkl gene encoding putative E3 ubiquitin-protein ligase UNKL isoform X1, with protein sequence MPSVSKTATNASPQTEKPTHYTYLKEFRTEQCPLFLQHKCTQHRPFTCFHWHFLTQRRRRPIRRRDGTFNYSPDVYCTKYDETTGICPDGDDCPYLHRTTGDTERKYHLRYYKTGTCIHETDARGHCVKNGLHCAFAHGPHDLRPPVYDIREIQAQEVLQNGQLGPGESIPDLQPGVLASQAMIEKTLTEDPRWQDTNFVLANYKTEQCTKPPRLCRQGYACPHYHNSRDRRRNPRKYKYRSTPCPSVKHGDEWGEPSKCESADACQYCHSRTEQQFHPEIYKSTKCNDMRQTGYCPRGPFCAFAHVERIPSTEDTMSSLLTAIHSSSHSQPGPQQYSECPVAEWTTAGGSSTSNGQLASTQNSVFCAVNPLASSFTSSITSSLASSIGSDSSSPTTLSTMNAKATPFYPGSNTVESVIGSALDINFSDINVASLDKELEEQDNSVGLEGHRMFSGSAPVNIPGSLARSSSFNSSSSLSTSPLSSLSQSHSLLSGAVSQHNHAANMLAKQEHGLLGTPSSSSQNSLGLNGASSIWDFVSGSFSPSPSPVFSSLTSAAGGGDVSRLFRELDEAKRKIKQWEEAWHQVKQACEACQKDAHEAKEQAKAAESELQLAEQKRDETERKLKDLRGDFDALCRAPGTPLLRSYGELEQLSLSKLHSLKNQLRNDLDLIDGVIYRLQSKKCVVCQKHDRCVVLQPCQHYVLCESCAPSKAECPYCRTKILKW encoded by the exons ATGCCGTCCGTTTCGAAAACGGCGACCAATGCGTCTCCTCAAACCGAGAAACCGACCCACTATAC CTACTTGAAGGAGTTCAGGACCGAGCAGTGTCCGTTGTTCCTGCAGCACAAGTGCACGCAGCATAGACCGTTTACGTGCTTCCACTGGCACTTTCTTACCCAGAGGCGGAGGAGACCCATCCGCCGAAGGGACGGCACCTTCAACTATAGCCCCGACGTTTACTGCACCAAATACGACGAGACCACCGGCATCTGCCCCGATGGAGATGA CTGTCCTTATCTACACCGGACCACCGGCGACACGGAGCGCAAGTACCATCTCCGCTATTACAAGACGGGCACATGCATCCACGAGACAGATGCCCGGGGGCACTGCGTGAAGAACGGCCTCCACTGCGCGTTTGCCCATGGCCCTCATGATCTCAGACCCCCCGTCTATGATATCAG AGAGATCCAAGCTCAAGAGGTGCTCCAGAATGGACAGCTGGGCCCCGGCGAAAGTATTCCTGACCTGCAGCCTGGTGTGTTAGCCAGCCAAGCAATGATCGAGAAAACCCTGACGGAGGACCCCAGGTGGCAAG ACACCAATTTTGTTTTAGCAAACTACAAAACGGAGCAGTGCACAAAGCCGCCCAGATTGTGCAGACAGGGCTACGCTTGTCCGCACTACCACAACAGTCGAGACCGCAGGCGCAATCCACGCAAATACAAGTACAG GTCGACGCCGTGCCCCAGCGTGAAACACGGCGACGAATGGGGCGAGCCCTCCAAGTGCGAAAGCGCCGACGCTTGCCAATATTGCCACTCACGCACGGAGCAGCAGTTTCACCCAGAG ATCTACAAATCTACCAAGTGCAACGACATGCGGCAAACCGGCTACTGTCCCCGAGGGCCGTTCTGTGCCTTTGCACACGTCGAAA GAATCCCCTCCACCGAGGATACCATGAGCTCATTGCTAACGGCCATACATTCCAGCTCACATTCCCAGCCAGGCCCTCAGCAGTATTCCGAGTGTCCTGTCGCAGAGTGGACGACGGCCGGCGGCTCCAGCACCAGCAACGGACAATTGGCGAGT ACCCAAAACAGCGTCTTCTGCGCAGTGAACCCCCTGGCGTCCAGCTTCACCTCCAGCATAACGTCCAGCTTGGCCTCCAGCATCGGCTCGGACAGCTCCTCCCCGACCACCTTGTCCACCATGAACGCAAAAGCCACTCCCTTTTATCCCGGGAGCAACACGGTGGAGTCCGTCATTG GATCTGCTCTGGACATCAACTTCAGTGACATTAACGTTGCGTCGCTTGATAAGGAGCTCGAAGAACAAGACAACAGTGTTGGACTAGAAG GTCACAGAATGTTCAGCGGCTCGGCCCCGGTCAACATTCCCGGCTCGCTGGCGCGCTCGTCCTCCTTTAACTCGTCTTCGTCGCTGTCCACGTCGCCGCTGAGCTCGCTGTCGCAGTCGCACTCCCTGCTCTCCGGCGCGGTGTCACAGCACAACCACGCCGCTAACATGTTGGCTAAGCAGGAGCACGGCCTGCTGGGAACGCCCTCGTCTTCTTCCCAGAACTCCTTGG GCTTGAACGGCGCTAGCAGCATTTGGGACTTTGTGAGCGGCAGCTTTTCCCCGAGTCCGTCCCCGGTCTTCAGCAGCCTGACGTCCGCGGCAGGCGGCGGCGACGTTTCACGTCTCTTTCGGGAACTGGATGAGGCCAAGAGGAAGATCAAACAATGGGAGGAGGCCTGGCATCAGGTCAAACAG GCATGCGAAGCCTGCCAGAAAGACGCCCACGAAGCCAAGGAACAAGCCAAGGCGGCGGAGTCGGAGCTGCAGCTGGCTGAGCAGAAACGGGACGAGACGGAGCGCAAGCTGAAGGACCTCCGGGGTGATTTTGACGCTCTGTGCCGGGCACCCGGAACGCCGCTCCTGCGCAGCTACGGCGAGCTGGAACAGCTCTCCCTGTCCAAGCTGCACTCGCTCAAGAACCAGCTGCGCAACGACCTCGACCTTATAGACGGG GTCATATATCGGCTTCAGTCAAAGAAATGCGTAGTTTGCCAAAAGCACGACCGATGTGTTGTGCTGCAGCCGTGCCAACATTACGTTCTATGCGAGAGCTGCGCGCCCAGCAAAGCCGAATGTCCCTACTGTCGAACAAAAATACTCAAGTGGTGA
- the unkl gene encoding putative E3 ubiquitin-protein ligase UNKL isoform X2, whose translation MPSVSKTATNASPQTEKPTHYTYLKEFRTEQCPLFLQHKCTQHRPFTCFHWHFLTQRRRRPIRRRDGTFNYSPDVYCTKYDETTGICPDGDDCPYLHRTTGDTERKYHLRYYKTGTCIHETDARGHCVKNGLHCAFAHGPHDLRPPVYDIREIQAQEVLQNGQLGPGESIPDLQPGVLASQAMIEKTLTEDPRWQDTNFVLANYKTEQCTKPPRLCRQGYACPHYHNSRDRRRNPRKYKYRSTPCPSVKHGDEWGEPSKCESADACQYCHSRTEQQFHPEIYKSTKCNDMRQTGYCPRGPFCAFAHVERIPSTEDTMSSLLTAIHSSSHSQPGPQQYSECPVAEWTTAGGSSTSNGQLASTQNSVFCAVNPLASSFTSSITSSLASSIGSDSSSPTTLSTMNAKATPFYPGSNTVESVIGSALDINFSDINVASLDKELEEQDNSVGLEGHRMFSGSAPVNIPGSLARSSSFNSSSSLSTSPLSSLSQSHSLLSGAVSQHNHAANMLAKQEHGLLGTPSSSSQNSLGLNGASSIWDFVSGSFSPSPSPVFSSLTSAAGGGDVSRLFRELDEAKRKIKQWEEAWHQVKQACEACQKDAHEAKEQAKAAESELQLAEQKRDETERKLKDLRGDFDALCRAPGTPLLRSYGELEQLSLSKLHSLKNQLRNDLDLIDGTS comes from the exons ATGCCGTCCGTTTCGAAAACGGCGACCAATGCGTCTCCTCAAACCGAGAAACCGACCCACTATAC CTACTTGAAGGAGTTCAGGACCGAGCAGTGTCCGTTGTTCCTGCAGCACAAGTGCACGCAGCATAGACCGTTTACGTGCTTCCACTGGCACTTTCTTACCCAGAGGCGGAGGAGACCCATCCGCCGAAGGGACGGCACCTTCAACTATAGCCCCGACGTTTACTGCACCAAATACGACGAGACCACCGGCATCTGCCCCGATGGAGATGA CTGTCCTTATCTACACCGGACCACCGGCGACACGGAGCGCAAGTACCATCTCCGCTATTACAAGACGGGCACATGCATCCACGAGACAGATGCCCGGGGGCACTGCGTGAAGAACGGCCTCCACTGCGCGTTTGCCCATGGCCCTCATGATCTCAGACCCCCCGTCTATGATATCAG AGAGATCCAAGCTCAAGAGGTGCTCCAGAATGGACAGCTGGGCCCCGGCGAAAGTATTCCTGACCTGCAGCCTGGTGTGTTAGCCAGCCAAGCAATGATCGAGAAAACCCTGACGGAGGACCCCAGGTGGCAAG ACACCAATTTTGTTTTAGCAAACTACAAAACGGAGCAGTGCACAAAGCCGCCCAGATTGTGCAGACAGGGCTACGCTTGTCCGCACTACCACAACAGTCGAGACCGCAGGCGCAATCCACGCAAATACAAGTACAG GTCGACGCCGTGCCCCAGCGTGAAACACGGCGACGAATGGGGCGAGCCCTCCAAGTGCGAAAGCGCCGACGCTTGCCAATATTGCCACTCACGCACGGAGCAGCAGTTTCACCCAGAG ATCTACAAATCTACCAAGTGCAACGACATGCGGCAAACCGGCTACTGTCCCCGAGGGCCGTTCTGTGCCTTTGCACACGTCGAAA GAATCCCCTCCACCGAGGATACCATGAGCTCATTGCTAACGGCCATACATTCCAGCTCACATTCCCAGCCAGGCCCTCAGCAGTATTCCGAGTGTCCTGTCGCAGAGTGGACGACGGCCGGCGGCTCCAGCACCAGCAACGGACAATTGGCGAGT ACCCAAAACAGCGTCTTCTGCGCAGTGAACCCCCTGGCGTCCAGCTTCACCTCCAGCATAACGTCCAGCTTGGCCTCCAGCATCGGCTCGGACAGCTCCTCCCCGACCACCTTGTCCACCATGAACGCAAAAGCCACTCCCTTTTATCCCGGGAGCAACACGGTGGAGTCCGTCATTG GATCTGCTCTGGACATCAACTTCAGTGACATTAACGTTGCGTCGCTTGATAAGGAGCTCGAAGAACAAGACAACAGTGTTGGACTAGAAG GTCACAGAATGTTCAGCGGCTCGGCCCCGGTCAACATTCCCGGCTCGCTGGCGCGCTCGTCCTCCTTTAACTCGTCTTCGTCGCTGTCCACGTCGCCGCTGAGCTCGCTGTCGCAGTCGCACTCCCTGCTCTCCGGCGCGGTGTCACAGCACAACCACGCCGCTAACATGTTGGCTAAGCAGGAGCACGGCCTGCTGGGAACGCCCTCGTCTTCTTCCCAGAACTCCTTGG GCTTGAACGGCGCTAGCAGCATTTGGGACTTTGTGAGCGGCAGCTTTTCCCCGAGTCCGTCCCCGGTCTTCAGCAGCCTGACGTCCGCGGCAGGCGGCGGCGACGTTTCACGTCTCTTTCGGGAACTGGATGAGGCCAAGAGGAAGATCAAACAATGGGAGGAGGCCTGGCATCAGGTCAAACAG GCATGCGAAGCCTGCCAGAAAGACGCCCACGAAGCCAAGGAACAAGCCAAGGCGGCGGAGTCGGAGCTGCAGCTGGCTGAGCAGAAACGGGACGAGACGGAGCGCAAGCTGAAGGACCTCCGGGGTGATTTTGACGCTCTGTGCCGGGCACCCGGAACGCCGCTCCTGCGCAGCTACGGCGAGCTGGAACAGCTCTCCCTGTCCAAGCTGCACTCGCTCAAGAACCAGCTGCGCAACGACCTCGACCTTATAGACGGG
- the gper1 gene encoding G-protein coupled estrogen receptor 1 isoform X2, whose translation MEVQTTSLVLIYVNVTVNASDEFNSTESSEKSYTIGLFLSCLYTILLFPIGFIGNILILVVNLNHREKMTIPDLYFVNLAVADLILVADSLIEVNMYSSIFFLTWMSFDRYVALAGSVGCSPLRTMRHAKLSCGLIWMASILATLLPFTIVQTQHRGELHFCFANVFEIQWLEVTIGFLVPFSVIGLCYSLIVRVLMRAQKHRGLWPRRQKALRMIVVVVLVFFICWLPENVFISIQLLQGTADPTRRTTATLWHDYPLAGHIVNLAAFSNSCLNPIIYSFLGETFRDKLKLFVKQKASWSAVGLHLGPSVRTDVSQV comes from the exons ATGGAAGTGCAGACCACCTCCCTGGTGTTGATTTACGTGAACGTCACAGTCAACGCTTCCGATGAGTTCAACTCCACCGAGAGCTCGGAGAAGTCTTACACCATCGGGCTCTTCCTATCCTGCCTGTACAccatcctcctcttccccaTTGGATTCATCGGCAACATCCTGATCctggtggtcaacctgaaccacCGCGAGAAGATGACCATCCCCGACCTGTACTTTGTCAACCTGGCAGTGGCCGACCTGATCCTGGTGGCCGACTCGCTCATCGAA GTCAATATGTACAGCAGCATCTTCTTCCTCACGTGGATGAGCTTCGACCGCTACGTGGCGCTGGCCGGCTCGGTGGGCTGCAGCCCGCTGAGGACCATGCGccacgccaagctcagctgcgGCCTCATCTGGATGGCGTCCATCCTGGCCACGCTTCTGCCTTTCACCATCGTGCAGACGCAGCACCGCGGCGAGCTCCACTTCTGCTTCGCCAACGTCTTTGAAATCCAGTGGCTGGAGGTGACCATCGGCTTCCTGGTGCCCTTCTCCGTCATCGGCCTGTGCTACTCCCTGATCGTCCGGGTCCTCATGCGGGCGCAGAAGCACCGCGGCTTGTGGCCGAGACGGCAGAAAGCTCTGCGCATGATCGTGGTCGTGGTGCTGGTCTTCTTCATCTGCTGGCTGCCCGAGAACGTCTTCATCAGCATCCAGCTGCTGCAGGGCACCGCCGACCCGACCCGCAGGACCACCGCCACGCTGTGGCACGACTACCCGCTGGCGGGGCACATCGTCAACCTGGCCGCCTTTTCCAACAGCTGTCTCAACCCCATCATCTACAGTTTTCTGGGGGAGACCTTTCGGGACAAGTTGAAGCTCTTTGTCAAACAGAAGGCCAGCTGGTCGGCCGTCGGTCTCCATTTGGGACCTTCGGTCAGGACTGATGTGTCGCAGGTATGA
- the gper1 gene encoding G-protein coupled estrogen receptor 1 isoform X1, translating into MEVQTTSLVLIYVNVTVNASDEFNSTESSEKSYTIGLFLSCLYTILLFPIGFIGNILILVVNLNHREKMTIPDLYFVNLAVADLILVADSLIEVFNLNEKYYDYAVLCTFMSLFLQVNMYSSIFFLTWMSFDRYVALAGSVGCSPLRTMRHAKLSCGLIWMASILATLLPFTIVQTQHRGELHFCFANVFEIQWLEVTIGFLVPFSVIGLCYSLIVRVLMRAQKHRGLWPRRQKALRMIVVVVLVFFICWLPENVFISIQLLQGTADPTRRTTATLWHDYPLAGHIVNLAAFSNSCLNPIIYSFLGETFRDKLKLFVKQKASWSAVGLHLGPSVRTDVSQV; encoded by the coding sequence ATGGAAGTGCAGACCACCTCCCTGGTGTTGATTTACGTGAACGTCACAGTCAACGCTTCCGATGAGTTCAACTCCACCGAGAGCTCGGAGAAGTCTTACACCATCGGGCTCTTCCTATCCTGCCTGTACAccatcctcctcttccccaTTGGATTCATCGGCAACATCCTGATCctggtggtcaacctgaaccacCGCGAGAAGATGACCATCCCCGACCTGTACTTTGTCAACCTGGCAGTGGCCGACCTGATCCTGGTGGCCGACTCGCTCATCGAAGTGTTCAACCTTAACGAGAAGTACTACGACTACGCCGTGCTGTGCACCTTCATGTCGCTCTTCCTCCAGGTCAATATGTACAGCAGCATCTTCTTCCTCACGTGGATGAGCTTCGACCGCTACGTGGCGCTGGCCGGCTCGGTGGGCTGCAGCCCGCTGAGGACCATGCGccacgccaagctcagctgcgGCCTCATCTGGATGGCGTCCATCCTGGCCACGCTTCTGCCTTTCACCATCGTGCAGACGCAGCACCGCGGCGAGCTCCACTTCTGCTTCGCCAACGTCTTTGAAATCCAGTGGCTGGAGGTGACCATCGGCTTCCTGGTGCCCTTCTCCGTCATCGGCCTGTGCTACTCCCTGATCGTCCGGGTCCTCATGCGGGCGCAGAAGCACCGCGGCTTGTGGCCGAGACGGCAGAAAGCTCTGCGCATGATCGTGGTCGTGGTGCTGGTCTTCTTCATCTGCTGGCTGCCCGAGAACGTCTTCATCAGCATCCAGCTGCTGCAGGGCACCGCCGACCCGACCCGCAGGACCACCGCCACGCTGTGGCACGACTACCCGCTGGCGGGGCACATCGTCAACCTGGCCGCCTTTTCCAACAGCTGTCTCAACCCCATCATCTACAGTTTTCTGGGGGAGACCTTTCGGGACAAGTTGAAGCTCTTTGTCAAACAGAAGGCCAGCTGGTCGGCCGTCGGTCTCCATTTGGGACCTTCGGTCAGGACTGATGTGTCGCAGGTATGA